In a genomic window of Ignavibacteria bacterium:
- a CDS encoding peptide transporter has translation MAEQNKSTTFQPFVPANQLMPEFTMKSILMGAFFGILFGAATVYLALKAGLTVSASIPIAVLAISIGRK, from the coding sequence ATGGCTGAACAAAATAAATCAACAACGTTTCAACCGTTCGTTCCTGCAAATCAATTAATGCCGGAATTTACAATGAAATCAATCCTGATGGGAGCATTCTTCGGAATTCTCTTTGGCGCCGCAACAGTGTATCTTGCTTTGAAAGCGGGACTCACTGTTTCCGCTTCGATTCCAATTGCAGTTCTTGCAATTTCCATCGGAAGAAAA